A stretch of DNA from Streptomyces gobiensis:
ATCGCCGTAGGGCGCCAGCCGTTCGCCCGCGAGCTTCAGCGCGACCGGGTCCCGGTCCAGGGCGATCAGCCGGGCCTCGGGGAACGCGGCCAGCAGCGCCTCGCTGTGACCCCCCAGGCCCAGGGTGCAGTCGACGACAACCGCCCCGGGCTGCTTCAGGGCAGGGGCCAGCAGATCCAGACACCGCTGGCGCATGACGGGAATGTGCCGCTCGTCGCTGCTGGTCATGCGCCCTCTCAGGTCCGGCGCGGGCTGCTGCACATACAGCTCGGTCCCCGCCCGCTCTGAAGGGGAATGGTCCCCTGGCGCCGGGGAAGTGGCGTCAGATGACCTGGAGCGGGAGGAGGCCGAGCCGTATGTACGCGCCCGCGGGGGATACCGGGATCCGGCCGCCCCAGCCAGTGCAGCCGGCACAGCCAGCATGCGCATCTGGCCAGAATGCGCTCTCACGCCTCCCACTTCGCGCCACTTTAGTCCACTCGCCCCCTTGGTCAACCAACCGGTCCGGTGCGTCACCGGACGGGTCCTCCGGGTAGCCCTCCGTTGGCTCTTCCACCCATATGGAGCACTCCCAGGGGTCCGTGTGGGTTACCTCACAGGATGCTGCGTTAGCCCCCTATGCCCGATCTCACAGCGGGCCGCACGGGCCGTCCACGGATACCGTCGTAGCCATGTCGATTTCCCATCGCCAGAGGACGGTCACCGACCGTCTCGTAGAAGCCAACGCAATGTACGCCGCCGAGTTCGTCGATCCAGGCATGGACGCCCGGCCCGTCCTCGAGGTCGCCATCGTCGCGTGTATGGACGCACGGCTTGACCTGTACGCCGCGCTCGGCCTTGAACTGGGGGACTGCCACACCATCCGCAACGCGGGCGGTGTGGTCACCGATGACGTCATCCGGTCCCTGACCATCAGCCAGCGCGGGCTGGGTACCCGCTCCGTCGTGCTCATCCACCACACGGGATGCGGACTGCTCAATCTGACCGAGGACTTCCGGCATGAGCTGGAGCTGGAGGTCGGCCAGCGGCCCACCTGGGCGGTGGAGTCCTTCCGGGATCTGGACCAGGACGTGCGCCAGTCGATGCAGAAGGTACGCACCTCGCCGTTCCTCTTGCACACTGACGATGTGCGCGGCTTTGTCTTCGATGTGAAGACGGGTCTCCTGCGCGAGATCGACCCGGCCATCCGTCCGGAACGGTGACGCGAGGCGGGGCGTGCGTGAAGAATGAACCGTCAGCGGCCTCCCTCCGTTTAGGGGTAAGGAGTAAGTGCCGTTGAGTATCGGGGAGGGCCGGCCTTGGTCCCAGGAGGACCGGCCTGTGGAACGGGCTGCGGCTCAGGGAGGACAGGCCGGGTGACGACCTATGACGAGCGAACCAAGCTCAGCGATCTGACCACCACAGCGGATCAGGTGCGCCGCTCTGTGGAGAGCGTGATCGAGGGCAAGCCGGAGGTCGTAAGGCTCTCGCTGACCGTGCTGCTCGCCGAGGGGCATCTGCTGATCGAGGATGTGCCGGGCGTGGGGAAGACCATGCTGGCCAAGGCACTCGCGAGATCCATCGACTGCTCGGTGCGGCGCATTCAGTTCACCCCCGATCTGCTGCCCTCGGACATCACGGGGGTGAGCGTGTACGACCAGCAGCGGCGCGACTTCGAGTTCAAGCCCGGGGCCATCTTCGCGCAGATTGTGATCGGTGACGAGATCAACCGGGCCTCGCCCAAGACCCAGTCGGCGCTGCTGGAGTCGATGGAAGAGCGGCAGGTCACCGTCGACGGGCACACCTATGAACTGCCCGACCCGTTCATGGTGGTGGCCACCCAGAACCCGGTCGAGATGGAGGGCACCTATCCGCTGCCCGAGGCGCAGCGCGACCGCTTTATGGCCCGGGTGTCCATCGGTTACCCCAGCCCGGCCGCCGAGCTGGAAATGCTCGATGTGCACGGCGGATTCTCCCCGTTGGCCGATCTGCAGCCGGTGGCGCACGCCCACGAGATCGGCAAGCTGATCGAGGCGGTGCGGGAGATCCATGTGGCCCAGGCCGTGCGGCGGTACGCCGTCGAACTGGTGGGCGCCACCCGTAACCATCCCGAGCTCCGGCTGGGCGCCTCACCACGGGCCACGCTGCAGCTGCTGCGGGCCGCCAAAGCGTCGGCGGCGCTGAGCGGACGGGAGTTCACCCTGCCCGACGATGTGCAGGCACTCGCCGTACCGGTGCTCGCGCACCGACTGCTGCCCACCGCGCAGGCCCAGTTGAACCGGCGTACCGCCGAGCAGGTCGTCACCGAGATCGTGCGGAGCACCCCGGTGCCGGACCCGTCCCCGCAGCAGCCGGAGCCTTACGGTCAGCAGTCGCCGCGGAGGTACTGATGGCCGCCGGGAGCGGCGCCCAGGAGTCACGGGGCTCGTTGCGCACCTCGCTCGGCGGGCTCACCACCCGGGGCCGCTCCTTTCTGGCCGCCGGGGTCGCCGCGGTGCTCTGTGCGTATGTGCTGGGGCAGGCGGATCTGCTGCGGGTGGGCATGCTGCTGGCCGCGCTGCCGCTGGTGTGCGTGCTGGTGCTGCACCGGACCCGCTACCGGGTCGTGGCCTCCCGGCGGCTGGCGCCCGGGCGGGTACCGGCACGCTCCGAGGCGCAGGTGCAGCTGCGGGTGGACAACGTCTCACGGCTGCCCACCGGACTGCTGATGCTCCAGGACCAGGTGCCCTATGTGCTCGGTCCCCGGCCGCGCTTCGTGCTGGACCGGGTGGAGCCGGGCGGGCGGCGCGAGGTCTCCTACCGGGTGCGCTCCGACATGCGCGGCTGCTATCCGCTGGGGCCCTTGCAGCTGCGGCTGACGGATCCTTTCGGCATGGTCGAGCTGATCCGCTCGTTCCACGCGTACGACACGCTCACGGTCATCCCACGGGTCGAGCCGCTGCCGCCGGTGCGGCTGGCGGGGGAGGCTCCCGGGTACGGCGAGGGACGGCAGCGTTCCGCGGCGCTGGCCGGTGATGACGATGTGATCCCGCGCGAGTACCGGCACGGGGA
This window harbors:
- a CDS encoding DUF58 domain-containing protein encodes the protein MAAGSGAQESRGSLRTSLGGLTTRGRSFLAAGVAAVLCAYVLGQADLLRVGMLLAALPLVCVLVLHRTRYRVVASRRLAPGRVPARSEAQVQLRVDNVSRLPTGLLMLQDQVPYVLGPRPRFVLDRVEPGGRREVSYRVRSDMRGCYPLGPLQLRLTDPFGMVELIRSFHAYDTLTVIPRVEPLPPVRLAGEAPGYGEGRQRSAALAGDDDVIPREYRHGDDLRRVHWRSTARYGELMVRREEQPQKARCTVLLDTRRHAWAGSGPDSPFEWAVSGAASAVMHLLERGYGVRLLTDTGAQAPGPDGGALEGDSSDTAGLLLDTLAVVEHSDEPGLATAYDAVRGGHEGLLVAFLGSLDEEQTATAARMPQRTSGAVAFMVRGQLPQETERQRTRMLRESGWTVVPYAPGDPLPRLWRQADPAGTGTETGGGQW
- a CDS encoding beta-class carbonic anhydrase, whose protein sequence is MSISHRQRTVTDRLVEANAMYAAEFVDPGMDARPVLEVAIVACMDARLDLYAALGLELGDCHTIRNAGGVVTDDVIRSLTISQRGLGTRSVVLIHHTGCGLLNLTEDFRHELELEVGQRPTWAVESFRDLDQDVRQSMQKVRTSPFLLHTDDVRGFVFDVKTGLLREIDPAIRPER
- a CDS encoding AAA family ATPase, coding for MTTYDERTKLSDLTTTADQVRRSVESVIEGKPEVVRLSLTVLLAEGHLLIEDVPGVGKTMLAKALARSIDCSVRRIQFTPDLLPSDITGVSVYDQQRRDFEFKPGAIFAQIVIGDEINRASPKTQSALLESMEERQVTVDGHTYELPDPFMVVATQNPVEMEGTYPLPEAQRDRFMARVSIGYPSPAAELEMLDVHGGFSPLADLQPVAHAHEIGKLIEAVREIHVAQAVRRYAVELVGATRNHPELRLGASPRATLQLLRAAKASAALSGREFTLPDDVQALAVPVLAHRLLPTAQAQLNRRTAEQVVTEIVRSTPVPDPSPQQPEPYGQQSPRRY